Proteins co-encoded in one Chrysiogenia bacterium genomic window:
- the rsmH gene encoding 16S rRNA (cytosine(1402)-N(4))-methyltransferase RsmH, producing LGRARQVLGEQLAARCELVQANFEDAPRVLGELGIEAVDGIAMDLGISSDQLDDPARGFSFEEGSALDMRMDQSEGPSAKDLVNSLGEAELTRILRDYGEEPKARALARRIVEARPIEDAAQLAKLAEGLYRGHSRVHPATRMFQALRIAVNDELGALERALEELPTSLAPGGRMVVVSFHSLEDRLVKRRFVALAAVEKDPITGQPVHAPHYRVITRKPLTPGEEELAANPRSRSAKLRVLERSAA from the coding sequence CTCTGGGGCGCGCCCGGCAGGTGCTGGGCGAGCAGCTCGCCGCGCGTTGCGAGCTGGTGCAGGCCAATTTCGAAGACGCCCCGCGGGTGCTGGGCGAGCTTGGCATCGAAGCGGTCGACGGCATCGCCATGGACCTTGGCATCTCCAGCGACCAGCTCGACGATCCCGCGCGCGGGTTCTCGTTCGAGGAGGGCAGCGCCCTCGACATGCGCATGGACCAGAGCGAGGGCCCCTCGGCCAAAGATCTTGTAAACAGCCTCGGTGAGGCAGAGCTCACGCGCATCCTTCGCGACTATGGCGAAGAACCCAAGGCCCGCGCCTTGGCGCGCCGTATCGTCGAAGCACGTCCCATCGAGGACGCCGCGCAGCTCGCCAAGCTCGCCGAGGGACTCTACCGCGGCCACTCGCGCGTGCACCCGGCGACGCGGATGTTTCAGGCGCTGCGCATTGCCGTCAACGACGAGCTCGGCGCCCTTGAGCGCGCGCTCGAAGAACTGCCGACCTCTCTGGCCCCCGGCGGCCGCATGGTGGTGGTGAGCTTCCACTCGCTCGAAGATCGGCTCGTAAAGCGCCGCTTCGTCGCGCTCGCCGCCGTCGAAAAAGATCCCATTACCGGCCAGCCCGTGCACGCGCCCCACTACCGGGTGATCACGCGCAAGCCGCTCACCCCCGGCGAGGAAGAGCTCGCCGCCAATCCCCGCTCGCGCAGCGCCAAGCTCCGCGTGCTTGAGAGGAGCGCCGCCTGA